One Kineosporia sp. NBRC 101731 DNA segment encodes these proteins:
- a CDS encoding cupin domain-containing protein: MPAIHLTPDEHGNEPVRTPSGVLLPPGIDPFHTRLHQIAPANLVGQTTQTSGMKRLEAVSGKTVGAQHLWMGQTHVPALTNSGNHHHGASETAIYVVSGHPVFVFADLDGDEPVERRIETSPGDYVFVPPWVPHREENPDPGEEALVVIARTTQEAVVVNLGALDWSEVSTRS, from the coding sequence ATGCCCGCCATCCACCTGACCCCCGACGAACACGGCAACGAGCCGGTCCGCACTCCCAGCGGTGTGCTGCTGCCACCCGGCATCGACCCGTTCCACACCCGCCTGCATCAGATCGCCCCCGCGAACCTGGTCGGGCAGACCACGCAGACCTCCGGCATGAAGCGACTGGAAGCCGTGAGCGGCAAGACCGTGGGTGCGCAGCATCTGTGGATGGGCCAGACCCACGTGCCAGCCCTGACCAACTCCGGCAACCACCACCACGGTGCCTCCGAGACCGCCATCTACGTGGTCTCAGGGCACCCGGTGTTCGTGTTCGCCGACCTGGACGGCGACGAGCCGGTGGAGCGGCGTATCGAGACCTCCCCCGGCGACTATGTGTTCGTGCCCCCGTGGGTCCCCCACCGCGAGGAGAACCCGGACCCGGGAGAAGAAGCTCTGGTCGTGATCGCCCGCACGACGCAGGAAGCTGTCGTGGTCAACCTGGGCGCACTGGACTGGTCAGAGGTGAGCACCCGGTCGTAG
- a CDS encoding LysR family transcriptional regulator has protein sequence MSQILDIAPLRSFVAVADTGGFQRAATSLHLSQAAVSQHVRKLESATGRSLVERHGRGSRLTADGERLLSQARRILALHDETLRGFGRRTVETVVIGSTEHAAAQLLPSLSTQLASSLPDHRFRFRLDRGTRLREGLTEGRVDLALLLGPSDDLRATPVGDLKLTWYAAPSWRRPPAPAPIPVVAFDQPCVLRTRALETLAENSIPAMVNAEAIQLAGVQAAVGAGLGVALMATLGQTPEGLAPRHDLPAPQPLPLAVWSRQGLSSHTSTAVAQALRRLLTEPGRLKTRGSSYAEVEFAQGA, from the coding sequence ATGAGTCAGATTCTGGACATCGCTCCTCTCCGCAGCTTCGTCGCGGTCGCGGACACCGGCGGTTTCCAGCGGGCGGCCACATCGCTGCACCTGAGCCAGGCGGCCGTGAGTCAACACGTGCGCAAGCTGGAGAGCGCCACCGGACGGTCCCTCGTCGAGCGGCACGGCCGGGGATCCCGTCTGACCGCTGACGGCGAACGCCTGTTGTCACAGGCCAGGCGCATCTTGGCCCTGCACGACGAGACCCTGCGCGGCTTCGGGCGACGCACCGTCGAAACCGTGGTGATCGGTTCCACCGAGCACGCGGCCGCGCAGTTGCTGCCGTCCCTGTCCACCCAACTGGCGAGCAGTCTGCCCGACCACCGGTTCCGGTTCCGCCTCGACCGGGGCACCCGGCTACGCGAGGGCCTGACCGAGGGCCGCGTCGACCTGGCGCTGCTGCTCGGCCCGTCCGACGACCTGCGGGCCACACCGGTCGGCGACCTGAAGCTGACCTGGTACGCCGCCCCCTCCTGGCGACGGCCCCCGGCTCCCGCCCCGATTCCGGTGGTGGCGTTCGACCAGCCCTGCGTCCTCCGCACCCGGGCCCTGGAAACCCTTGCGGAAAACAGCATCCCGGCTATGGTTAACGCCGAGGCGATCCAGCTGGCCGGAGTTCAGGCAGCGGTCGGCGCCGGCCTCGGCGTCGCCCTGATGGCCACACTGGGCCAGACCCCCGAGGGCCTGGCCCCCCGCCACGACCTGCCGGCGCCCCAGCCCCTGCCGCTGGCCGTCTGGTCACGACAAGGGCTGTCCTCCCACACGTCCACCGCTGTCGCGCAGGCCCTGCGACGGCTGCTCACCGAGCCGGGCCGCCTGAAGACCCGCGGATCGTCCTACGCCGAAGTCGAGTTCGCCCAGGGAGCCTGA
- a CDS encoding NtaA/DmoA family FMN-dependent monooxygenase (This protein belongs to a clade of FMN-dependent monooxygenases, within a broader family of flavin-dependent oxidoreductases, the luciferase-like monooxygenase (LMM) family, some of whose members use coenzyme F420 rather than FMN.), which produces MSESPRRTLKLGAVLLGVGGPGQHHTWLDPEIPTDASVDVRWYIARAQEAEAAKFDHVFIVDSQFITPDSPNHYLSRLEPLTLLSAIAVHTEHIGLVGTLTTSYNEPFNVARRLASLDHISGGRAGWNVVTSGDAGTAGNYSRDAHFDYATRYGRALEHVRVAQGLWDSYEADALPRDRERREFLDRSKLHALDHVGEHFRVVGPLNLERTPQGQPVIFQAGDSEEGRDLGAEIADAIFTHAQTLEQAVAFRTELRERAAAKGRDPQNVLIVPGIHPIIADTDEQARRLQDAALGAKSFDKALAELGRPFGWHDFSQYDLDAPFPSVAAAGALSFRTQAEGITRRATEKDWTLRQVVQHQLDAGRSPFVGSPLTVANEIQRWFEAGGFDGINITVNAPGDFARFTDQVLPILRERGVVRSEYASTTLRGNLDLPVPENRYTAAHTDEAKTASLVP; this is translated from the coding sequence ATGTCCGAATCACCCCGTCGCACACTCAAACTCGGCGCCGTTCTGCTCGGCGTCGGTGGACCGGGCCAGCATCACACCTGGCTGGATCCGGAGATCCCCACCGACGCCAGCGTGGACGTGCGCTGGTACATCGCCCGGGCCCAGGAGGCCGAGGCGGCGAAGTTCGACCACGTCTTCATCGTCGACAGCCAGTTCATCACCCCCGACTCCCCGAACCACTACCTCAGCCGCCTGGAACCGCTCACCCTGCTGTCGGCCATCGCTGTGCACACCGAGCACATCGGCCTGGTCGGCACACTCACCACCTCGTACAACGAGCCCTTCAACGTGGCCCGGCGCCTGGCGTCGCTGGACCACATCAGCGGCGGGCGCGCAGGCTGGAACGTGGTCACCAGCGGTGACGCCGGAACAGCCGGGAACTACAGTCGCGACGCGCACTTCGACTACGCCACCCGCTACGGCCGGGCCCTGGAGCACGTCCGGGTCGCGCAGGGCCTGTGGGACTCGTACGAGGCCGACGCCCTGCCCCGTGACCGGGAACGCCGGGAGTTCCTCGACCGCTCGAAACTCCATGCCCTGGACCACGTGGGTGAACACTTCCGGGTCGTCGGCCCGCTCAACCTGGAGCGCACGCCGCAGGGGCAGCCGGTGATCTTCCAGGCCGGTGACTCCGAGGAGGGGCGCGACCTGGGCGCCGAGATCGCCGACGCGATCTTCACCCACGCCCAGACCCTCGAGCAGGCCGTCGCGTTCCGCACCGAACTGCGCGAGCGCGCCGCGGCCAAGGGCCGTGACCCGCAGAACGTGCTGATCGTGCCGGGAATCCACCCGATCATCGCCGACACCGACGAGCAGGCCCGCCGGCTGCAGGATGCGGCCCTGGGTGCCAAGAGCTTCGACAAGGCGCTCGCCGAACTCGGAAGGCCCTTCGGCTGGCATGACTTCAGTCAGTACGACCTGGACGCCCCGTTCCCCTCGGTGGCCGCGGCCGGCGCCCTGAGCTTCCGCACCCAGGCCGAGGGCATCACCCGCCGGGCCACCGAGAAGGACTGGACCCTGCGGCAGGTCGTGCAGCACCAGCTCGACGCCGGGCGCTCGCCGTTCGTCGGGTCGCCGCTCACCGTGGCGAACGAGATCCAGCGCTGGTTCGAGGCCGGTGGCTTCGACGGCATCAACATCACCGTCAACGCCCCCGGCGACTTCGCCCGTTTCACCGACCAGGTGCTGCCCATCCTGCGTGAGCGCGGCGTCGTGCGCAGCGAGTACGCATCGACCACCCTGCGCGGCAACCTCGATCTGCCCGTGCCGGAGAACCGTTACACCGCGGCCCATACCGATGAAGCGAAAACCGCGTCTCTCGTCCCCTGA
- a CDS encoding ABC transporter substrate-binding protein: protein MTPDSSPGLGRRSFLGGLLAVPALGAVLAACGDSGSSAAAGAATLKWASSYFPTHWDPVVGGSGAQFRHLSLVYASVTRVNEKGEAVPDLAESWDYNDQGDQVTFHLRKGLTFSDGTPVNADAVKKAIERAKTQEDSALFGDLTSIDKVTADGDLDVVVDLTQVDYQIPLLFGERVLQVASPQAAADPKALDQKPIGHGPFVITQLIPGTKAVLEKNPDYWDAANIHIDRVELVSAPDASTVVSGLQTGVYNFADVAAAQAQAAEKAGLDVFVQPGYNASNLSLNVNKKPFDDPKVVEAVRYGIDRQEFVDKLTFGYGAVATQPFPKEYIAYDPQSADLWPHDVEKAKAALAESKYSGDDLTVDLVIPAEDPSSEIVQSQLAAIGITVNIKIDKNWATPFFAKDLVASLYGTTGRDSPLQTLTAHFGPNGPLNLSTPYEPDGFEKAVAKVRQTPLEGGDYEVNLQAATRAGLVSQALVFTYSQPSVYAKDPSISGLPAHPGHVNWTGVKIS, encoded by the coding sequence ATGACCCCAGACTCCTCGCCCGGCCTCGGCCGGCGGTCCTTCCTCGGCGGTCTGCTCGCCGTTCCTGCGCTCGGGGCGGTGCTCGCGGCCTGCGGCGACTCCGGCTCGAGCGCCGCGGCCGGTGCCGCCACCCTGAAATGGGCGTCGTCCTACTTCCCGACCCACTGGGACCCGGTGGTGGGAGGCAGCGGCGCCCAGTTCCGGCACCTTTCGCTGGTCTACGCCTCTGTGACCCGGGTGAACGAGAAGGGTGAGGCGGTGCCCGACCTGGCCGAGAGCTGGGACTACAACGACCAGGGTGACCAGGTCACGTTCCACTTGCGCAAGGGCCTGACCTTCAGCGACGGCACCCCGGTGAACGCGGACGCCGTGAAGAAGGCCATCGAGCGGGCCAAGACCCAGGAGGATTCCGCCCTCTTCGGTGACCTCACCTCGATCGACAAGGTCACGGCCGACGGTGACCTGGACGTGGTCGTGGACCTGACCCAGGTGGACTACCAGATCCCGCTGCTGTTCGGTGAGCGCGTGCTCCAGGTGGCCAGCCCGCAGGCCGCCGCCGACCCGAAGGCGCTCGACCAGAAGCCGATCGGGCACGGTCCTTTCGTGATCACCCAGCTCATCCCCGGCACCAAGGCCGTGCTGGAGAAGAACCCGGACTACTGGGACGCGGCGAACATCCACATCGATCGGGTGGAACTGGTCTCCGCCCCCGACGCCTCCACGGTGGTCTCGGGTCTGCAGACCGGGGTGTACAACTTCGCCGACGTGGCCGCGGCCCAGGCGCAGGCCGCGGAGAAGGCCGGGCTCGACGTGTTCGTCCAGCCCGGTTACAACGCCTCGAACCTCAGCCTGAACGTCAACAAGAAGCCGTTCGACGACCCGAAGGTGGTCGAGGCCGTGCGGTACGGCATTGACCGGCAGGAGTTCGTGGACAAGCTGACCTTCGGCTACGGCGCCGTCGCCACCCAGCCGTTCCCGAAGGAGTACATCGCCTACGACCCGCAGTCGGCCGACCTGTGGCCGCACGACGTGGAGAAGGCGAAAGCCGCTCTGGCCGAGTCGAAGTACTCCGGTGACGATCTCACTGTCGATCTGGTGATCCCGGCCGAGGACCCCTCGTCCGAGATCGTGCAGTCGCAGCTGGCGGCGATCGGCATCACGGTCAACATCAAGATCGACAAGAACTGGGCCACGCCGTTCTTCGCCAAGGACCTGGTGGCCTCGCTGTACGGCACCACCGGCCGCGACTCACCGCTGCAGACCCTCACCGCGCACTTCGGCCCGAACGGCCCGCTGAACCTCAGCACGCCCTACGAGCCGGACGGTTTCGAGAAGGCGGTGGCGAAGGTGCGCCAGACCCCGCTGGAAGGCGGTGACTACGAGGTCAACCTGCAGGCCGCCACCCGGGCCGGACTGGTCAGCCAGGCGCTGGTCTTCACCTACTCCCAGCCCAGTGTCTACGCCAAGGATCCCTCGATCTCGGGGCTGCCCGCCCACCCGGGACACGTCAACTGGACGGGTGTGAAGATCTCCTAG
- a CDS encoding ABC transporter permease yields MTGSTLAPQFIPGAGPAVRRVLGRTLITLAQSVAIFVPVFLVATFVTFALRAISGLSPARMQLGEQATPEAIARIEAEWGLDRPFLAQYGTWLTDMLHGNLGNSWSNGVGVADLIGMGLGVSLSVAALALAIGITLGFAFGTLAALKHTTWIDRAITAVMTVISVMPAFVVGIVLVTVFAVGFGWFPASGYVPLELGLWPWLSHILLPALALSFDTVADVARQLRSGLIGAYRENYVTGALVRGISPRRIFWRHVLRNGTGPTLAVLGLKFPALIGGAVVTEWIFGLQGFGRFANDSAQAGDVPAVQGVLVVSIVLVVLFNLIVNVVLGRLTPASQRGV; encoded by the coding sequence ATGACCGGAAGTACCCTTGCACCGCAGTTCATTCCCGGCGCTGGTCCGGCAGTTCGCCGGGTGCTGGGCCGGACCTTGATCACGCTGGCCCAGTCGGTCGCGATCTTCGTGCCGGTGTTCCTGGTCGCCACCTTCGTGACCTTCGCGCTGCGGGCGATCAGTGGGCTGAGCCCGGCGCGGATGCAGCTGGGCGAGCAGGCCACACCGGAGGCGATCGCCCGGATCGAGGCGGAATGGGGCCTGGACCGGCCGTTCCTGGCCCAGTACGGGACCTGGCTGACCGACATGCTGCACGGGAACCTGGGTAACAGCTGGTCCAACGGGGTCGGCGTGGCCGATCTGATCGGCATGGGGCTCGGCGTCAGCCTCTCGGTCGCGGCGCTGGCCCTGGCGATCGGTATCACCCTGGGGTTCGCGTTCGGGACCCTGGCCGCGCTGAAGCACACCACCTGGATCGACCGGGCGATCACCGCGGTGATGACGGTGATCTCGGTGATGCCTGCCTTCGTGGTCGGCATCGTGCTGGTCACCGTCTTCGCCGTGGGGTTCGGCTGGTTTCCCGCCTCCGGCTACGTACCGCTGGAACTGGGTCTGTGGCCCTGGCTCTCGCACATCCTGCTGCCGGCGCTGGCGCTCAGCTTCGACACCGTCGCCGACGTGGCCCGGCAGCTGCGCTCGGGTCTGATCGGGGCCTACCGGGAGAACTACGTCACCGGGGCCCTGGTGCGGGGGATCAGCCCGCGGCGGATCTTCTGGCGGCACGTGCTGCGTAACGGCACGGGCCCCACGCTGGCGGTGCTCGGGCTGAAGTTCCCGGCGCTGATCGGCGGCGCGGTCGTCACCGAATGGATCTTCGGACTGCAGGGTTTCGGTCGTTTCGCCAACGACTCGGCGCAGGCCGGCGACGTGCCGGCGGTGCAGGGCGTGCTGGTCGTGTCGATCGTGCTGGTCGTCCTGTTCAACCTGATCGTCAACGTCGTTCTCGGCCGGCTCACCCCGGCCTCACAACGAGGGGTGTGA
- a CDS encoding ABC transporter permease, which produces MTRRIWALPTGKVAFAILALVAVLAVFGPLLAPHDALAGSTTTLAGPSGGHWLGTDYLGRDVLSRLLDGSRTSIVGSLEVALVALFAGAIPGMASVYLGRVFEWSVLRLTDTLISLPFLVFAVAVTALLGNGITQAMFVVGVLVSPLFFRVSRAATLAVARSQYVEAALISGASFGQIVRRHVWAKVLPAIGVALAQTIGIGFVVVSSLTFLGVGVQPPAPTWGGLLASDLGYLNYQPWAPVAPALLIMGTVWGCNLLADALRDVQTVREVNLVSDPPSLRDHAKPPRGGFA; this is translated from the coding sequence ATGACCCGCCGGATCTGGGCCCTCCCCACCGGGAAGGTCGCGTTCGCCATCCTGGCGCTGGTCGCGGTCCTGGCCGTGTTCGGGCCGCTGCTGGCCCCGCACGACGCGCTCGCGGGCAGCACCACCACCCTGGCCGGTCCCTCCGGAGGGCATTGGCTGGGCACCGACTACCTGGGCCGCGACGTGCTCAGCCGCCTGCTCGACGGATCGCGCACGAGCATCGTCGGGTCGCTCGAGGTGGCACTGGTGGCGCTGTTCGCCGGTGCGATCCCGGGCATGGCGTCCGTCTACCTCGGCCGGGTCTTCGAGTGGAGCGTGCTGCGCCTGACCGACACGCTGATCTCCCTGCCGTTCCTGGTCTTCGCCGTGGCCGTCACCGCCCTCCTCGGCAACGGCATCACCCAGGCGATGTTCGTGGTCGGAGTGCTGGTGTCGCCGCTGTTCTTCCGGGTCTCGCGGGCCGCGACGCTGGCCGTGGCCCGTTCACAGTACGTCGAGGCGGCGCTGATCTCCGGCGCCTCGTTCGGCCAGATCGTGCGCCGGCACGTGTGGGCCAAGGTGCTCCCGGCGATCGGCGTCGCCCTGGCCCAGACCATCGGCATCGGGTTCGTGGTGGTCTCCAGCCTGACCTTCCTGGGCGTCGGCGTGCAGCCCCCGGCCCCGACCTGGGGCGGTCTGCTGGCCTCGGACCTGGGCTACCTGAACTACCAGCCGTGGGCGCCCGTGGCGCCGGCCCTGCTGATCATGGGCACGGTGTGGGGCTGCAACCTGCTGGCCGACGCCCTGCGGGACGTCCAGACCGTGCGTGAGGTGAACCTCGTGTCTGACCCTCCATCCCTTCGTGATCATGCAAAACCTCCCCGGGGAGGTTTTGCATGA
- a CDS encoding ABC transporter ATP-binding protein — MITDKKVLALQDVRICGGGREIVHGVSFGLEPGGVVGIVGESGSGKTLTCRSALGILPPGLRLSHGSISIDGQDISGLSPRQWTSLRGSTIGAVFQDPASYLNPSLTVGSQIAEVLRVKAGLGRRPAKQRALELLAEVHLRDPHRVYGRYPHELSGGMQQRVLIAAAISLRPKILIADEATTALDVTVQAEILDLLTDLRESTGLALVVVSHDLAVVAQLCEQVLVMRDGAVVEQGPTAAVLHDPQHAYTRLLITEHEQYGLDRYLDRADPLAGPGPLDRPDLKEPAGA; from the coding sequence ATGATCACGGACAAGAAGGTGCTGGCGCTTCAGGACGTCCGGATCTGCGGCGGTGGCCGGGAGATCGTGCACGGTGTCTCGTTCGGCCTGGAACCCGGTGGGGTGGTCGGGATCGTCGGGGAGTCGGGCAGCGGCAAGACACTCACCTGCCGTTCGGCGCTGGGCATCCTGCCACCGGGGCTGCGGCTGTCGCACGGCTCGATCTCGATCGACGGGCAGGACATCTCCGGCCTCAGCCCGCGACAGTGGACCTCCCTGCGGGGCTCGACGATCGGCGCGGTGTTCCAGGACCCGGCCTCGTACCTGAATCCCTCGCTCACCGTGGGCTCGCAGATCGCCGAGGTGCTGCGGGTCAAGGCGGGTCTGGGGCGCCGGCCGGCCAAGCAGCGGGCGCTGGAACTGCTCGCCGAGGTACATCTGAGAGACCCGCACCGGGTCTACGGCCGGTACCCGCACGAGCTGTCCGGCGGCATGCAACAGCGGGTGCTCATCGCGGCGGCCATCTCGCTACGCCCGAAGATCCTGATCGCCGACGAGGCGACCACGGCCCTGGACGTCACCGTGCAGGCCGAGATCCTCGATCTGCTCACGGATCTGCGGGAGAGCACCGGCCTGGCCCTGGTGGTGGTGTCGCACGACCTGGCCGTGGTCGCCCAGCTCTGCGAGCAGGTGCTGGTGATGCGGGACGGGGCGGTGGTCGAGCAGGGCCCGACCGCCGCGGTGCTGCACGACCCGCAGCACGCGTACACCCGGCTCCTGATCACCGAGCACGAGCAGTACGGGCTGGACCGTTATCTCGACCGCGCCGACCCTCTCGCCGGCCCTGGCCCTCTCGACCGCCCCGACCTGAAGGAGCCCGCCGGTGCCTGA
- a CDS encoding ABC transporter ATP-binding protein, which produces MPDVPEIEDAVLEVCDLDVHHGVGRRRHRALSGVSLQVRAGETLGLIGETGSGKSTLARTVLGLVRASGGRVRIGGEDVTGYSQRQWRSFRRRGVVQYVFQDPLRSLDPDLTVQESLLEPLLLRGDPRASALQAVREQLARVNLDEHLLARRPAELSGGQRQRVAVARALVVEPALIILDEPVSALDAANRVQILQIIKNLRDAGTALVFISHDLGSVAGVADRIAVLYQGELVESGSTAEVLRTPQHAYTRLLLGSVPTLHASSATRAERQALRAQLNGEPV; this is translated from the coding sequence GTGCCTGATGTCCCGGAGATCGAGGACGCGGTGCTCGAGGTCTGCGACCTCGATGTCCACCACGGGGTGGGCCGGCGCCGACATCGCGCACTGTCGGGCGTCTCGCTCCAGGTACGGGCGGGGGAGACGCTCGGCCTGATCGGGGAGACCGGTTCGGGCAAGTCCACCCTGGCCCGCACGGTGCTGGGTCTGGTGCGGGCCTCGGGCGGCCGGGTCCGGATCGGCGGCGAGGACGTCACCGGGTACTCGCAGCGGCAGTGGCGGTCCTTCCGCCGGCGCGGCGTGGTGCAGTACGTGTTCCAGGACCCGCTGCGCAGCCTCGATCCGGACCTGACCGTTCAGGAGTCGCTGCTCGAACCCCTGCTGCTGCGGGGTGACCCGCGCGCGTCCGCACTGCAGGCCGTACGGGAACAGCTGGCCCGGGTGAACCTCGACGAGCACCTGCTGGCGCGCCGTCCGGCCGAGTTGTCGGGGGGCCAGCGCCAGCGGGTCGCGGTGGCCCGGGCCCTGGTCGTCGAGCCCGCGCTGATCATCCTCGACGAGCCGGTGTCCGCGCTGGACGCCGCCAACCGCGTGCAGATCCTGCAGATCATCAAGAACCTGCGTGACGCCGGCACCGCCCTGGTGTTCATCTCGCACGACCTCGGCTCGGTGGCCGGGGTCGCCGACCGGATCGCGGTGCTGTACCAGGGCGAACTGGTCGAGTCCGGTTCCACCGCCGAGGTTCTGCGGACACCACAGCACGCCTACACCCGGCTGCTGCTGGGTTCGGTGCCCACGCTGCACGCGTCGTCCGCCACCCGGGCCGAACGTCAGGCACTACGAGCTCAGCTGAACGGAGAACCGGTATGA
- a CDS encoding NtaA/DmoA family FMN-dependent monooxygenase (This protein belongs to a clade of FMN-dependent monooxygenases, within a broader family of flavin-dependent oxidoreductases, the luciferase-like monooxygenase (LMM) family, some of whose members use coenzyme F420 rather than FMN.), with the protein MTRRLHLAVAAYGVGGPGQHGLWKDPRVPKNASIDIQYYIRQAQIAEAALFDAYFIVDSQFITPDYPSHYLNRLEPLTLLSAVATHTSYIGLVATASSTYNSPFNLARRFASLDLISGGRAAWNVVTSFDTGTSRNYGLEEHLDYATRYGRALEAVQVVRGLWDSYEDDAFPASLDDNRFLEPSKLHALNHVGEHFSVAGPLNVSRSPQGQPVIFQAGVSEEGRHLAAQVAEGIYAPGGTLAEAQAYFSDIKQRATAAGRDPDHVVIFTGASPVVASTDAAAHRRSREIYDEDNDFDRKLGFLGRSFGAYDFARHDLDAPFPDVAHRAEKGGRTAGQAIVERATSQGLTLRQVVESLTEYRPSPFTGAPDTVADAIEAWFTAGAADGLNLSFRALDDLERFAGDVVPLLQKRGLFRSGYEHDTLRGHLGLPIPENPHSVRDHADVTRGQFA; encoded by the coding sequence ATGACGCGCAGACTCCACCTGGCGGTCGCCGCCTACGGGGTGGGTGGCCCGGGCCAGCACGGGCTGTGGAAAGACCCGCGGGTGCCGAAGAACGCCAGTATCGACATCCAGTACTACATCCGGCAGGCCCAGATCGCCGAAGCGGCTCTTTTCGATGCGTATTTCATTGTCGACAGCCAGTTCATCACCCCCGACTACCCCTCGCACTACCTGAACCGCCTGGAACCCCTGACCCTGCTCTCGGCCGTGGCCACGCACACCAGCTACATCGGCCTGGTCGCGACGGCGAGCTCGACCTACAACTCGCCGTTCAACCTGGCCCGGCGGTTCGCGTCGCTCGACCTGATCAGCGGCGGCCGGGCGGCGTGGAACGTGGTCACCAGCTTCGACACCGGGACCTCGCGCAACTACGGCCTGGAGGAGCACCTCGACTACGCCACCCGGTACGGGCGGGCGCTGGAGGCCGTGCAGGTGGTGCGCGGGCTGTGGGACTCCTACGAGGACGACGCATTCCCGGCCTCCCTGGACGACAACCGGTTTCTCGAACCGTCGAAGCTGCACGCGCTGAACCATGTCGGTGAGCACTTCTCGGTCGCCGGCCCGCTGAACGTCTCCCGCTCGCCTCAGGGGCAGCCGGTGATCTTCCAGGCCGGCGTCTCCGAGGAGGGCCGCCACCTGGCGGCACAGGTGGCCGAGGGTATCTACGCGCCCGGCGGTACACTGGCCGAGGCCCAGGCCTACTTCAGCGACATCAAGCAGCGGGCTACGGCGGCCGGTCGCGACCCGGACCATGTGGTGATCTTCACCGGCGCCTCTCCGGTAGTCGCCTCCACGGACGCCGCGGCTCATCGCCGGTCCCGGGAAATCTACGACGAGGACAACGACTTCGATCGGAAACTGGGCTTCCTCGGCCGCAGTTTCGGGGCGTACGACTTCGCGCGGCACGACCTGGACGCGCCGTTCCCGGATGTCGCCCACCGGGCCGAGAAGGGTGGACGCACGGCGGGGCAGGCGATCGTCGAGCGCGCGACCTCGCAGGGCCTCACCCTGCGTCAGGTGGTGGAGTCCCTCACCGAGTACCGGCCCTCGCCGTTCACCGGGGCGCCGGACACCGTCGCGGACGCGATCGAGGCGTGGTTCACCGCCGGTGCTGCCGACGGCCTGAACCTGAGCTTCCGTGCCCTGGACGACCTGGAACGCTTTGCCGGTGACGTGGTGCCGCTGCTGCAGAAACGCGGCCTGTTCCGGAGCGGCTACGAACACGACACCCTGCGAGGCCATCTCGGCCTCCCGATCCCGGAGAACCCCCACTCGGTTCGTGATCACGCAGACGTTACCCGGGGACAGTTCGCATGA